One region of Hymenobacter sediminicola genomic DNA includes:
- a CDS encoding sterol desaturase family protein, giving the protein MKPKHKGSAQLFENPTLERLTHTHIAAPLSIFFAVAAVSLYYSLSRGLLTGLAAFGLFLAGWFLFTLVEYLMHRYVYHIKADTPGKAKFQYTMHGVHHEYPKDKTRLAMPPILTVFVASLLFFIFYFTFGNAGFGLLAGFVFGYALYLFVHYAIHVYSPPKNFLKVWWHHHAQHHYRQDEIAFGVSTTLWDHIVGTMPDKKS; this is encoded by the coding sequence GTGAAACCGAAACATAAAGGTTCGGCCCAGCTGTTCGAGAATCCGACGCTGGAGCGGCTCACGCACACGCATATTGCCGCTCCGCTCAGCATCTTTTTCGCGGTGGCGGCCGTGAGCCTCTACTACAGCCTAAGCCGAGGACTACTAACCGGCTTGGCCGCTTTCGGGCTGTTTCTGGCCGGGTGGTTCCTCTTCACGCTGGTCGAGTACCTGATGCACCGCTACGTGTACCATATCAAGGCTGATACGCCGGGTAAGGCGAAGTTTCAGTATACCATGCACGGTGTCCATCATGAGTATCCGAAGGACAAAACCCGCCTTGCCATGCCGCCTATCCTGACGGTATTCGTGGCGTCATTGCTGTTCTTTATCTTCTACTTCACATTCGGTAATGCAGGCTTTGGTTTGCTGGCAGGTTTCGTGTTCGGGTATGCGCTGTACCTGTTCGTGCACTATGCCATTCACGTTTATTCACCGCCGAAGAACTTCCTAAAAGTGTGGTGGCACCACCACGCCCAGCACCACTACCGCCAAGACGAAATTGCTTTTGGTGTAAGCACCACACTCTGGGACCATATAGTAGGTACCATGCCAGATAAAAAGAGCTAA